One Streptomyces sp. NBC_00102 DNA segment encodes these proteins:
- a CDS encoding sugar ABC transporter substrate-binding protein has product MGAVLAVVLGASLAGCSSTGGRRAEERAAASQAASEGHSAVNTPRWTFAMITHSGDGDTFWDIVQKGAHEAADKDNINFLYSHNDEAQQQAQLVQAAIDKKVDGIIVSLAKPEAMKDVVAKATRAGIPVITVNSGSAESKAYGAITHIGQDESIAGQAVGDELNTRGRKNVLCVLHEQGNVGHEQRCAGVKKNFEGKTTNLYVDGTNMPDVQASIEAKLQTDNSIDAVVTLGAPFADAAVQAKKSAGSDAEIDTFDLNAKVAAGLKDKTLGFAVDQQPFLQGYEAVDLLWLYRFNRNVLGGGQPVLTGPQVITADDADELAEYTARGTR; this is encoded by the coding sequence ATGGGCGCCGTGCTGGCAGTGGTGCTCGGGGCCTCCCTCGCGGGATGCAGCAGCACCGGCGGCAGGCGGGCGGAGGAACGCGCGGCAGCATCCCAGGCCGCCTCCGAGGGCCATTCGGCCGTGAACACGCCCCGCTGGACGTTCGCCATGATCACCCACTCGGGCGATGGCGACACCTTCTGGGACATCGTCCAGAAGGGCGCCCACGAGGCGGCCGACAAGGACAACATCAACTTCCTGTACTCGCACAACGACGAGGCGCAGCAGCAGGCGCAGCTCGTCCAGGCCGCGATCGACAAGAAGGTCGACGGGATCATCGTCTCGCTCGCCAAGCCCGAAGCGATGAAGGACGTCGTCGCCAAGGCCACCAGGGCCGGCATCCCGGTGATCACCGTGAACTCCGGCTCCGCCGAGTCCAAGGCGTACGGCGCGATCACCCACATCGGCCAGGACGAGTCGATCGCCGGCCAGGCGGTCGGCGACGAGCTCAATACGCGCGGCCGTAAGAACGTCCTCTGCGTCCTGCACGAGCAGGGCAACGTCGGCCACGAGCAGCGCTGCGCCGGTGTGAAGAAGAACTTCGAGGGCAAGACCACCAACCTCTACGTCGACGGCACCAACATGCCCGACGTCCAGGCGTCCATCGAGGCGAAGCTCCAGACCGACAACAGCATCGACGCCGTCGTCACCCTCGGCGCCCCCTTCGCCGACGCGGCCGTGCAGGCCAAGAAGTCCGCCGGCAGCGACGCCGAGATCGACACCTTCGACCTGAACGCCAAGGTCGCCGCCGGGCTCAAGGACAAGACCCTCGGCTTCGCCGTCGACCAGCAGCCCTTCCTCCAGGGCTACGAGGCGGTCGACCTGCTCTGGCTCTACCGCTTCAACCGCAACGTCCTCGGCGGCGGCCAGCCCGTCCTCACGGGTCCGCAGGTCATCACGGCCGACGACGCCGACGAACTCGCCGAGTACACCGCCCGGGGCACCCGATGA
- a CDS encoding ABC transporter permease, which translates to MTGTGHSTAPAPAPGGTDERLLRTSPLRKLLGRPELGSVVGALAVFLFFAVIADSFLRLSSFGTVLYAASTIGIMAAPVALLMIGGEFDLSAGVMVTSSALVSSMFSYQMTANVWVGVLVSLLVTLAFGAFNGFMLTRTKLPSFIITLGTFLMLTGLNLGLTKFISGTVSTKAIGDMWGFDSAHAVFASQLTLGGVELKVTILWWLVLVAVATWILIRTRFGNWIFAVGGDESAARAVGVPVIRTKIGLYLGVAFAAWVSGQHLLFSFDVVQSGEGVGNELIYIIAAVIGGCLITGGYGSAIGSAVGAIIFGMTSKGIVYAEWNPDWFKFFLGAMLLLATLLNTWVRKRAEATT; encoded by the coding sequence ATGACGGGAACCGGACACTCCACCGCCCCGGCCCCGGCGCCAGGCGGCACCGACGAGCGGCTGCTGCGCACCTCACCGCTGCGCAAGCTCCTCGGCCGCCCCGAACTCGGCTCCGTCGTCGGCGCCCTCGCCGTCTTCCTCTTCTTCGCCGTGATCGCCGACAGCTTCCTGCGGCTGTCCAGCTTCGGGACCGTGCTCTACGCGGCCTCCACCATCGGGATCATGGCCGCGCCGGTGGCGCTGCTGATGATCGGCGGGGAGTTCGACCTCTCGGCCGGCGTCATGGTGACCAGCTCGGCGCTGGTCTCCTCGATGTTCAGCTACCAGATGACCGCCAACGTCTGGGTCGGCGTCCTCGTCTCGCTCCTGGTGACCCTGGCGTTCGGGGCGTTCAACGGGTTCATGCTGACCCGGACGAAGCTGCCGAGCTTCATCATCACGCTCGGCACCTTCCTCATGCTGACCGGCCTCAACCTCGGTCTCACCAAGTTCATCAGCGGCACCGTGTCGACCAAGGCGATCGGCGACATGTGGGGCTTCGACTCCGCCCACGCGGTCTTCGCCTCGCAGCTCACCCTCGGCGGCGTCGAGCTGAAGGTGACGATCCTCTGGTGGCTGGTCCTGGTCGCCGTCGCCACCTGGATCCTGATCCGCACCCGCTTCGGCAACTGGATCTTCGCGGTCGGCGGCGACGAGAGCGCGGCCCGCGCGGTCGGAGTCCCGGTGATCCGCACCAAGATCGGCCTCTACCTCGGAGTGGCGTTCGCCGCCTGGGTCTCCGGCCAGCACCTGCTCTTCAGCTTCGACGTGGTCCAGTCCGGCGAGGGCGTGGGCAACGAGCTGATCTACATCATCGCGGCCGTCATCGGCGGCTGCCTGATCACCGGCGGCTACGGCTCCGCGATCGGCTCGGCCGTCGGCGCCATCATCTTCGGCATGACCAGCAAGGGCATCGTCTACGCGGAGTGGAACCCGGACTGGTTCAAGTTCTTCCTCGGAGCGATGCTGCTCCTGGCCACTCTGCTCAACACATGGGTACGCAAGCGCGCGGAGGCGACGACATGA
- a CDS encoding ATP-binding cassette domain-containing protein, translated as MTAPDTRATAPQALVQLEHVSKYYGSIKALTDVSLEVHAGEITCVLGDNGAGKSTLIKIIAGLHRHDDGAFRIEGEETTLVNPRDALDRGIATVYQDLAVVPLMPVWRNFFLGSEPTTGSGPFKRLDVRLMRETTRAELLRMGIDLRDVDQPIGTLSGGERQCVAIARAVHFGAKVLVLDEPTAALGVKQSGVVLKYVAAARDAGLGVVLITHNPHHAFLVGDRFVLLKRGAMAGSHAKGGITLDELTRQMAGGSELDELGQELERAPAPTSIGGHPVDDDGE; from the coding sequence ATGACGGCCCCGGACACCCGGGCGACGGCCCCCCAGGCGCTGGTCCAGCTCGAACACGTCAGCAAGTACTACGGCAGCATCAAGGCCCTGACCGACGTCTCGCTGGAGGTCCACGCGGGCGAGATCACCTGCGTGCTCGGCGACAACGGTGCCGGGAAGTCCACCCTCATCAAGATCATCGCCGGTCTGCACCGGCACGACGACGGAGCCTTCCGGATCGAGGGCGAGGAGACCACCCTCGTCAACCCCCGCGACGCCCTGGACCGGGGCATCGCCACGGTCTACCAGGACCTCGCCGTCGTCCCGCTCATGCCGGTCTGGCGCAACTTCTTCCTCGGCTCGGAGCCGACCACCGGCTCCGGCCCGTTCAAGCGCCTGGACGTCCGGCTGATGCGCGAGACGACCCGCGCCGAGCTGCTCCGCATGGGCATCGACCTTCGCGACGTCGACCAGCCGATCGGCACCCTCTCCGGCGGTGAGCGGCAGTGCGTGGCCATCGCGCGGGCCGTCCACTTCGGCGCCAAGGTCCTCGTCCTGGACGAGCCCACGGCCGCGCTCGGCGTCAAGCAGTCCGGAGTCGTACTGAAGTACGTCGCGGCGGCCCGGGACGCCGGACTCGGAGTGGTACTCATCACGCACAACCCTCACCACGCCTTCCTCGTCGGCGACCGGTTCGTCCTCCTCAAGCGCGGCGCGATGGCAGGCAGCCACGCCAAGGGCGGCATCACTCTCGACGAGCTGACCCGGCAGATGGCGGGCGGCAGCGAGCTCGACGAGCTCGGCCAGGAGCTCGAACGCGCCCCCGCGCCGACCTCCATCGGCGGCCACCCGGTGGACGACGACGGAGAGTGA
- a CDS encoding ROK family glucokinase: MSTYRDFTHRGSARATVLKTVGTRERRSHLTAPRVNTVGIDIGGTKVMAGVVDADGNILEKLRTETPDKSKSPRVVEDTIVELVLDLSDRHDVHAVGIGAAGWVDADRSKVLFAPHLAWRDEPLRDALASRLVVPVMVDNDANTAAWAEWRFGAGRGEDHLVMITLGTGIGGAILEDGQVKRGKYGVAGEFGHMQVVPGGHRCPCGNRGCWEQYSSGNALVREAKELAAADSPVAYNLIERVKGNVPEITGPLITELAREGDAMCIELFQDIGQWLGVGIANLAAALDPSCFVIGGGVSAADDLLINPARDAFKRQLTGRGYRPEARIVRAQLGPEAGMVGAADLARLVARRFRRANRRRVERYERYAQIYDQAASTLRSTRSARTGD; encoded by the coding sequence ATGAGCACGTACCGCGACTTCACCCACCGCGGCTCCGCCCGCGCCACCGTCCTCAAGACCGTCGGTACGAGGGAGCGGCGCTCCCACCTCACGGCGCCCCGCGTCAACACCGTCGGCATCGACATCGGCGGCACCAAGGTGATGGCCGGCGTCGTCGACGCGGACGGCAACATCCTGGAGAAGCTGCGCACCGAGACGCCCGACAAGTCCAAGAGCCCCCGGGTCGTCGAGGACACCATCGTCGAGCTGGTGCTGGACCTCTCCGACCGCCACGACGTGCACGCCGTCGGCATCGGCGCGGCGGGCTGGGTCGACGCGGACCGCTCCAAGGTGCTGTTCGCCCCGCACCTCGCCTGGCGCGACGAACCGCTGCGCGACGCGCTCGCCTCCCGCCTCGTCGTCCCCGTCATGGTCGACAACGACGCGAACACCGCCGCCTGGGCCGAGTGGCGCTTCGGCGCCGGCCGGGGCGAGGACCACCTGGTGATGATCACCCTCGGCACCGGCATCGGCGGCGCGATCCTGGAGGACGGGCAGGTCAAGCGGGGCAAGTACGGCGTGGCCGGCGAGTTCGGGCACATGCAGGTGGTCCCCGGCGGTCACCGCTGCCCCTGCGGTAACCGCGGCTGCTGGGAGCAGTACAGCTCCGGCAACGCCCTGGTCCGCGAGGCCAAGGAACTGGCCGCCGCCGATTCCCCGGTCGCGTACAACCTCATCGAGCGCGTCAAGGGCAACGTCCCGGAGATCACCGGGCCGCTCATCACCGAGCTCGCCCGTGAGGGCGACGCCATGTGCATCGAGCTCTTCCAGGACATCGGCCAGTGGCTCGGCGTCGGCATCGCCAACCTCGCCGCCGCGCTCGACCCCTCCTGCTTCGTCATCGGCGGGGGCGTCAGCGCCGCCGACGACCTGCTGATCAACCCCGCCCGGGACGCCTTCAAGCGCCAGCTCACCGGCCGCGGCTACCGCCCCGAGGCCCGGATCGTCCGGGCCCAGCTCGGCCCCGAGGCGGGCATGGTCGGCGCCGCCGATCTCGCCCGGCTCGTCGCCCGCCGTTTCCGCCGCGCCAACCGCCGCCGGGTCGAGCGGTACGAGCGCTACGCCCAGATCTACGACCAGGCCGCGAGCACCCTGCGCAGCACGCGGAGCGCCCGTACGGGCGACTGA
- a CDS encoding MFS transporter — MATQAEPQRASVTDEEPAGKPSRALLVGLSLGYFMVLLDMTVVSVALPAISRDLRIGLSGLQWVTNGYTITFAALLLTAGWLSDRYGGRRIFLWGLVAFGVLSGVSAAASSLSTLVVLRLALGVAGALLLPASLALITHAYTDAAERARAVGSWAAITGAALAAGPLVGGVLTDTVGWRCIFLINVPLAAVSLAVTWRLAPETARKQRGGLDLTGQFSGVVALAALVYALIEGPSEGWSDGGVLIGFALAALAVVAFLVAESRAGDAAMLPLRMFRSRGFSAALASGLLANFGLSGLLFVLSLFFQESRGYSSLSAGLAFLPLTLPTAFNPIWTGRLVGRIGPRRPATIGFVLMGMGALLQAPFTGGSGVDLTVTVVGLLAFGFGVSFALPALVAGTAGSVPADLAGIGAGALNSARQVGASLGVAALGVILGLAPTNADGTRWALVAGAAALLFGALLAGTGLRGKSPSAAG, encoded by the coding sequence ATGGCGACGCAGGCGGAACCACAGCGGGCTTCCGTCACCGACGAGGAACCGGCCGGTAAGCCTTCGCGCGCTCTGCTGGTCGGACTCTCGCTCGGTTACTTCATGGTGCTGCTGGACATGACCGTCGTCTCGGTCGCGCTCCCGGCGATCTCCCGCGATCTGCGCATCGGGCTGAGCGGACTGCAGTGGGTCACCAACGGCTACACCATCACCTTCGCCGCGCTGCTGCTCACGGCCGGCTGGCTGTCGGACCGGTACGGCGGACGGCGGATCTTCCTCTGGGGCCTCGTGGCGTTCGGAGTCCTCTCCGGTGTGTCGGCCGCGGCGTCCTCCCTCAGCACACTGGTGGTACTGCGCCTGGCCCTGGGCGTCGCGGGAGCGCTGCTGCTGCCCGCGTCCCTGGCCTTGATCACCCACGCGTACACCGACGCGGCCGAGCGGGCCCGCGCGGTCGGGTCCTGGGCCGCGATCACGGGTGCCGCGCTCGCCGCGGGTCCGCTGGTGGGCGGTGTCCTGACCGACACCGTCGGGTGGCGCTGCATCTTCCTGATCAACGTGCCGTTGGCCGCGGTCAGCCTGGCCGTCACCTGGCGGCTGGCCCCGGAGACCGCGCGCAAGCAGCGCGGCGGCCTCGACCTGACCGGGCAGTTCAGCGGTGTGGTCGCGCTCGCGGCGCTGGTGTACGCCCTGATCGAGGGCCCCTCGGAGGGCTGGTCGGACGGTGGCGTACTGATCGGCTTCGCGCTGGCGGCCCTCGCGGTGGTGGCCTTCCTGGTCGCCGAGTCGCGCGCCGGTGACGCGGCGATGCTCCCGCTGCGGATGTTCCGCAGCCGTGGGTTCTCAGCCGCGCTGGCCTCCGGTCTGCTGGCCAACTTCGGACTCTCGGGGCTTCTGTTCGTCCTGTCGCTGTTCTTCCAGGAGAGCCGCGGCTACTCGTCCCTCAGCGCCGGGCTCGCCTTTCTTCCGCTGACGCTGCCGACCGCGTTCAACCCGATCTGGACCGGGCGCTTGGTCGGCCGTATCGGCCCGCGCCGCCCTGCCACGATCGGCTTCGTCCTGATGGGGATGGGCGCGCTGCTCCAGGCACCGTTCACCGGCGGCTCCGGCGTCGATCTCACCGTCACCGTGGTGGGCCTGCTCGCCTTCGGGTTCGGGGTCTCCTTCGCCCTGCCCGCCCTGGTGGCCGGGACGGCGGGCTCGGTCCCGGCCGACCTCGCCGGCATCGGGGCGGGAGCCCTCAACTCCGCCCGTCAGGTGGGCGCCTCGCTGGGTGTCGCCGCCCTCGGCGTGATCCTCGGGCTGGCCCCGACCAACGCCGACGGAACCCGGTGGGCGCTGGTCGCGGGAGCGGCGGCCCTGCTTTTCGGAGCTCTCCTCGCCGGCACGGGACTGCGCGGGAAGAGCCCCTCCGCCGCAGGCTGA
- a CDS encoding LysR family transcriptional regulator: protein MGRQLRGGSVELRHLRTFETVARTLSVTRAARELHYAQSSVSDQIHSLERELGVELLDRSQRAIRLTPQGAMLSEYTDRILKLLEEARWAVSRPGSELAIGTLETVGLHLLPSVLSQYRSLHPRARVRVGQDSRGELYKAVRRGDLDLCLTFGDPPADAGLRSETLAEQPLVVIVPPGHHLAERGRAGLHELTAEPFLATERGCGFREMYDNTFGSVPSGEPIAEVSGIGTLGACVAAGMGCALLPLISVRAQADRGEVAVVEVGGTDLRTTVTMTWLDRNSANPGLMGFQRVLREQLGV from the coding sequence ATGGGTCGGCAACTGAGGGGTGGATCAGTGGAGTTGCGGCATCTTCGGACGTTCGAGACGGTGGCCCGGACACTCAGTGTCACGCGGGCGGCTCGTGAACTGCACTACGCGCAGTCCAGTGTGAGCGACCAGATCCATTCCCTGGAGCGCGAATTGGGCGTGGAGCTACTGGACAGGTCGCAGCGGGCGATCCGGCTCACTCCGCAGGGCGCGATGCTCTCGGAGTACACCGACCGGATCCTCAAGCTCCTGGAGGAGGCGCGATGGGCGGTCTCGCGGCCCGGTTCCGAACTGGCCATCGGCACGCTGGAGACCGTGGGACTGCATCTGCTGCCGAGCGTTCTCTCCCAGTACCGTTCGCTCCACCCGCGGGCCCGGGTGCGCGTGGGTCAGGACAGCCGCGGTGAGCTGTACAAGGCGGTGCGCCGGGGCGACCTGGACCTCTGCCTCACCTTCGGCGACCCGCCCGCCGACGCGGGCCTGCGCTCCGAGACGCTGGCCGAACAGCCTCTGGTCGTCATCGTGCCGCCCGGCCACCACCTCGCCGAACGCGGACGGGCCGGCCTGCACGAGCTGACCGCGGAACCCTTCCTGGCCACCGAACGGGGCTGCGGATTCCGGGAGATGTACGACAACACCTTCGGGTCGGTACCGTCGGGGGAACCGATCGCGGAGGTCTCCGGCATCGGCACGCTGGGCGCGTGCGTGGCGGCCGGGATGGGCTGTGCGCTGCTCCCACTGATCTCGGTGCGCGCGCAGGCGGACCGGGGCGAGGTGGCCGTCGTGGAGGTCGGCGGCACCGATCTGCGCACCACGGTGACCATGACCTGGCTGGACCGCAATTCCGCCAACCCCGGCCTGATGGGCTTCCAGAGGGTGCTGCGCGAGCAACTCGGCGTCTGA
- a CDS encoding response regulator, whose product MSERVTDPTTVPAPAAPDRPPFSVLVVDDDFRVAGIHASLVEEVPGFTVAGTPHTASAALAAVAAATAAGTPVDLALVDIYLPDGSGIDLLRRLECDAFVLSAATEGPVLRRALSAGALACLVKPFPPELLTERLRGYARFRQLMDAGSVDQSTVERAYGALREPYVRRPERRPTARTLTGDAVLATVHTSPEPLSAAQVGELIGVSRATAQRYLASLVSAGRLRMNLRYGTTGRPEQEYRPG is encoded by the coding sequence ATGAGCGAACGAGTGACCGACCCGACGACCGTTCCGGCACCCGCCGCGCCCGACCGGCCGCCGTTCTCCGTCCTCGTGGTCGACGACGATTTCCGCGTCGCCGGCATCCACGCCTCGCTGGTGGAGGAGGTCCCCGGCTTCACGGTGGCGGGCACCCCCCACACGGCCTCGGCGGCGCTGGCGGCCGTCGCCGCCGCCACGGCCGCCGGCACCCCCGTCGACCTGGCGCTGGTGGACATCTACCTGCCCGACGGTTCCGGCATCGACCTGCTGCGCCGCCTGGAGTGCGACGCGTTCGTGCTCAGTGCGGCCACCGAAGGGCCGGTGCTGCGCCGCGCCCTGTCGGCGGGCGCCCTGGCCTGTCTCGTCAAACCGTTTCCGCCCGAGCTGCTGACGGAGCGGCTGCGGGGCTACGCCCGGTTCCGGCAGCTGATGGACGCCGGTTCCGTGGACCAGTCGACCGTCGAGAGAGCGTACGGCGCTCTGCGAGAGCCGTACGTACGCCGCCCCGAGCGCCGGCCGACCGCGCGGACGCTGACGGGCGACGCGGTGCTGGCCACCGTACACACCTCCCCGGAGCCGCTCTCGGCGGCGCAGGTGGGCGAGCTGATCGGTGTCTCGCGCGCCACCGCCCAGCGCTATCTCGCCTCCCTCGTCTCGGCGGGCCGCCTGCGGATGAACCTGCGCTACGGCACGACGGGGCGCCCGGAGCAGGAGTACCGGCCGGGATGA
- a CDS encoding sensor histidine kinase, with the protein MLLLQCAVVAVTLAAAFAAFAYSNEHRLDREYQSRALAVARTVASEPSVRRAAAEFSAADDRPGGGAAHTPRATLARGAAQTVAEEARIRTGSLFVVVTDDQGIRLAHPELSQLGRKVSTDPSGALAGHEVLARHRAHLGDEVVAKVPVYAPGSDTEIVGEANAGLAASDVRAQFVRVLLGGLGWLVVALVLGVAASALLAGRWKRLTLGLEPEELAALVQEQEAVLHDIGEGVLAVDPDGRVTVVNDEARRLLAPGAAPGRDLAELGLTPRVAEALRDPAPGPFMAAVDERVLVISSRAVRRDGRDLGTLLTVKDRTDVESLTRQLDAVQAMSSALRAQRHEFANRLHVVSALARGGHLAETAEYIDTILGTGPLGEALPGLDLVRDSYLRAFLSAKAAQARERGVTLVIGDATWVEGTLAAPVDVTTVFGNLVDNAIEAAQHGQRAEALVEVELMTEDTTLVITVADTGDGVALDPAREVFSEGVSTKNHDAVVGGRGIGLPLAREIARTGGGDVYLAEPGAPPVSPEGPESHEGLKSHESPESSESHEGRGLARAGAVSGGAVFVARLHDVMEASR; encoded by the coding sequence GTGCTTCTCCTGCAGTGCGCGGTGGTCGCGGTCACCCTCGCCGCGGCATTCGCCGCCTTCGCCTACTCCAACGAGCACCGGCTCGACCGGGAGTACCAGTCGCGTGCGCTCGCGGTGGCCCGGACGGTCGCCTCCGAACCCTCGGTGCGGAGGGCGGCGGCCGAGTTCTCCGCGGCCGACGACCGCCCGGGAGGCGGCGCGGCCCACACCCCGCGGGCGACTCTCGCCCGGGGCGCGGCGCAGACCGTGGCCGAGGAGGCACGGATCAGGACCGGATCGCTGTTCGTCGTCGTCACGGACGACCAGGGCATCCGGCTGGCCCACCCGGAACTCTCGCAGCTGGGCAGGAAGGTGAGCACCGACCCCTCGGGCGCGCTCGCCGGACACGAGGTGCTGGCGCGGCACCGCGCCCACCTCGGCGACGAGGTCGTCGCGAAGGTTCCGGTGTACGCACCCGGCTCGGACACCGAGATCGTCGGCGAGGCGAACGCGGGTCTCGCCGCGTCGGACGTACGGGCCCAGTTCGTCCGCGTACTCCTCGGTGGCCTCGGCTGGCTGGTGGTGGCGCTGGTGCTGGGCGTCGCCGCGTCCGCGCTGCTGGCCGGCCGGTGGAAGCGCCTGACCCTCGGGCTGGAACCCGAGGAGCTGGCCGCGCTGGTGCAGGAGCAGGAGGCGGTCCTGCACGACATCGGGGAGGGCGTCCTGGCCGTGGACCCCGACGGGCGGGTCACCGTCGTCAACGACGAGGCGCGCCGGCTGCTCGCGCCCGGGGCCGCCCCCGGCCGGGATCTCGCGGAGCTGGGGCTGACGCCCCGGGTTGCCGAAGCGCTCCGCGACCCGGCGCCGGGGCCGTTCATGGCGGCCGTCGACGAACGGGTGCTGGTGATCTCGTCCCGCGCGGTGCGGCGCGACGGCCGCGATCTCGGCACCCTGCTGACCGTCAAGGACCGCACCGACGTCGAATCCCTCACCCGTCAGCTCGACGCGGTGCAGGCCATGAGTTCGGCGCTGCGCGCGCAGCGCCACGAGTTCGCCAACCGGCTGCACGTGGTCTCCGCCCTGGCCCGCGGCGGGCATCTCGCCGAGACCGCCGAGTACATCGACACGATCCTCGGGACGGGACCGCTGGGCGAGGCGCTGCCCGGCCTCGACCTGGTCCGCGACTCGTACCTCCGCGCCTTCCTGTCGGCGAAGGCCGCGCAGGCCCGCGAGAGGGGCGTGACCCTGGTGATCGGTGACGCCACCTGGGTCGAGGGCACCCTCGCCGCGCCCGTCGACGTCACCACCGTCTTCGGCAACCTGGTCGACAACGCGATCGAGGCCGCTCAGCACGGGCAACGCGCCGAGGCGCTCGTGGAGGTGGAGCTCATGACGGAGGACACCACCCTGGTCATCACCGTCGCCGACACCGGCGACGGGGTCGCGCTCGACCCGGCGCGGGAGGTGTTCAGCGAGGGCGTCTCCACGAAGAACCACGACGCGGTCGTCGGCGGCCGGGGCATCGGCCTCCCGCTGGCCCGTGAGATCGCGCGTACCGGGGGTGGCGACGTCTACCTTGCGGAACCCGGCGCACCGCCCGTATCCCCCGAAGGCCCCGAGAGCCACGAAGGCCTCAAGAGCCATGAGAGCCCTGAGAGCTCCGAGAGCCACGAAGGTCGCGGCCTCGCCCGCGCCGGAGCGGTCTCCGGCGGGGCGGTGTTCGTGGCCCGGCTGCACGACGTCATGGAAGCGAGCCGATGA
- a CDS encoding GntP family permease — protein sequence MTGHTWTLLIILAAAIAVLITLINSRLRFHPFVALMTVSVGVALAAGQPVEKIAESLEDGAGGILGDVGVTLAFGAMLGRLLSASGATDRIARMIVDRASARSLPWYVTAAAFVIGIPMFFEIGLIVLLPLIFSVAQRLERTRKIKGSPYVYLAAPVIGALSTLHGMVAPHPGPLVAVEGLHANLGMSIAVGLICAIPTIIVAGPVYGRWIAPRLDARPDPELIAKFTGSGPAADDTPQESGTRTKEVRTGWALAAVLVPVALMLLRTLAELVYDESSQVRHVFAFLGEPVIAMLAGFLFALFALGYRSGLSTDSIRAALTDSLKAVAGILLIIAGGGAFNQVLKDSGIGQAVESAASGMHINVIVLGWLMALLLSFSTGSATVGIVAATGILAPLAQDGGSLHTSLLVVAVGAGSIGLNYVNHAGFWLVKESFGMTLGQATKSHTAIQTIVSVCGLLMALLLSVFA from the coding sequence GTGACGGGCCACACGTGGACGCTGCTGATCATCCTGGCCGCGGCGATAGCCGTGCTGATCACGCTGATCAACTCGCGGCTCCGGTTCCACCCCTTCGTCGCCCTGATGACCGTCTCGGTCGGCGTCGCCCTCGCGGCCGGACAGCCGGTCGAAAAGATCGCCGAGTCCCTGGAGGACGGCGCGGGCGGCATCCTCGGCGACGTCGGCGTCACCCTCGCCTTCGGCGCGATGCTGGGACGACTGCTGTCGGCCTCGGGCGCCACGGACCGGATCGCCCGGATGATCGTCGACCGCGCGAGCGCCCGCTCACTGCCCTGGTACGTGACGGCGGCGGCCTTCGTCATCGGCATCCCGATGTTCTTCGAGATCGGCCTGATCGTCCTGCTCCCGCTGATCTTCAGCGTGGCCCAGCGCCTCGAACGCACCCGGAAGATCAAGGGATCTCCCTACGTCTACCTGGCGGCGCCCGTGATCGGCGCGCTGTCCACCCTGCACGGCATGGTGGCCCCGCACCCCGGCCCGCTGGTCGCGGTGGAGGGCCTGCACGCGAACCTCGGCATGAGCATCGCCGTGGGCCTGATCTGCGCGATACCCACGATCATCGTCGCCGGCCCCGTGTACGGCCGGTGGATAGCCCCGCGTCTCGACGCGCGCCCCGACCCCGAGCTGATCGCCAAGTTCACCGGCAGCGGCCCCGCCGCGGACGACACCCCGCAGGAGTCGGGGACCCGGACGAAGGAGGTCCGCACCGGATGGGCCCTCGCCGCCGTGCTCGTACCGGTCGCCCTGATGCTGCTGCGCACCCTCGCGGAGCTCGTGTACGACGAGTCCAGCCAGGTGCGCCACGTGTTCGCCTTCCTGGGCGAACCGGTGATCGCCATGCTCGCCGGCTTCCTCTTCGCGCTGTTCGCCCTCGGGTACCGCAGCGGCCTCTCCACCGACTCCATCCGCGCCGCGCTCACCGACAGCCTGAAGGCCGTCGCCGGAATCCTGCTGATCATCGCGGGCGGCGGGGCGTTCAACCAGGTGCTCAAAGACTCCGGGATCGGCCAGGCCGTCGAGTCCGCCGCCTCCGGCATGCACATCAACGTGATCGTGCTGGGCTGGCTGATGGCCCTGCTGCTCTCCTTCTCCACCGGTTCCGCCACGGTGGGCATCGTCGCCGCGACGGGCATCCTCGCGCCACTCGCGCAGGACGGCGGCAGCCTGCACACCTCACTCCTCGTGGTGGCCGTCGGCGCGGGATCGATCGGCCTCAACTACGTCAACCACGCGGGCTTCTGGCTGGTGAAGGAGTCCTTCGGGATGACTCTCGGCCAGGCCACGAAGTCGCACACCGCCATCCAGACCATCGTGAGCGTCTGCGGACTGCTGATGGCACTGCTGCTGTCGGTCTTCGCCTGA